In Clupea harengus chromosome 1, Ch_v2.0.2, whole genome shotgun sequence, one DNA window encodes the following:
- the si:dkey-89b17.4 gene encoding zinc finger protein 646 isoform X5: MMGHDHDGQNDKQKSPGSEDAWDRPFKCDQCDRTYRHHGSLVNHKKSHQEGAFKCTICYKQFNNLAALSAHERTHSKFKPPGLSMSGGPLGDNQSDSRGPQSDDMASCFCHLCQVALPNKNDFQEHILLHNAASSSLGLTRGFPGIVPHNLSTVRSPGVHPYTPTLGDPLPLPPLSDKRYDQMLGPPVNNPIYTCAYCGAGHPDLESLKVHYLTHDPHPPPHAQEGPSILSTDSLGSNSQPSVSSPGAGESRGQQQQSSSVDDGDRRFKCQECGKSYRHAGSLVNHKRCHQTGHYQCTICCKQYPHLAALHSHLRSHKSRPTTQGLNNEGDWLSPEPLTLDSQQGFVHSQDHGSGATTPISLPGNLGDAAHFVPDGGHSSGLDSLEFHDRFDGSLSQGNSGHSPLPQSHRQADRHMCADCGEMYSDISGIKSHMCPQRRQQQGGMSNGYMGYHGQGGSMPSGSMKDSGGQRRGQDQMQYSSGGGGSAAGGAGGPSHGSGHSAGGSGGGKRMDNKGGEDDDDGEVYQCSVCGNHYASLRALRSHLRSHGTVQGGNQGAGPSALSPTSEQEWRRRQEGGEGGLMICSTCGQSFSRKQDLVNHQQLVHGITRPDGASMSTSASTSNGKMDGSRNHICVDCGMFFADRHHLITHLCPGKARGGALGKSMNGAKGMTGGAGTSSGLPGDHNRSIGDGDRPHRCDQCGRSYRHPCSLLNHKKSHKTGVFRCLVCQKRYYNLLALKNHQRTHFDLKSRHKCEECGKAFKIQKQLVNHLRLHEEHRAKNQARQGMNPNGGRYEGGPSQMQPMNQGRVQNPGKYQHHGQHGQHSQHGQHMHQQQQHGQHGQHQGFKKPYEAAGTSRPPQPDDPEGRRPFACDQCGRTYRHAGSLANHKNLHKTGEYHCNVCNSTYPNRLAMKNHLRMHFAMKKFTCPDCGRGFRTQRQLETHTTNQLCKDLPGTSGQGPVADYECDSCGEGFATATDLASHDCAASGMPSSSASLNSSSLSMETGELGSPERDERPFACDLCGCAYKHASSLLNHKNTHKTGNFSCSFCDKPYTNYMALRNHMRIHTQKKRHICNTCGKAFRLARFLRNHQRVHEEGHTRFGCPSCGKSFQGRSGLARHRCGDNQM; this comes from the exons ATGATGGGCCACGACCACGACGGCCAGAACGACAAGCAGAAATCACCCGGATCCGAAGACGCCTGGGACCGCCCGTTCAAGTGTGACCAGTGTGACCGCACCTACAGACACCACGGTAGCTTGGTGAACCACAAGAAATCTCATCAGGAGGGTGCGTTTAAGTGCACCATTTGTTACAAGCAGTTCAATAACTTAGCAGCCCTAAGCGCGCACGAGCGCACCCACTCCAAGTTCAAGCCCCCGGGCCTGTCCATGAGCGGCGGCCCCCTCGGCGACAACCAGAGCGACAGCCGCGGCCCCCAAAGCGACGACATGGCCTCCTGCTTCTGCCACCTCTGCCAGGTAGCCCTGCCCAACAAAAATGACTTCCAAGAGCACATTCTCTTGCATAACGCAGCCTCCTCCTCACTGGGGCTGACCCGGGGGTTCCCGGGCATAGTGCCACATAACCTGAGCACTGTCCGCTCCCCCGGCGTGCACCCATACACCCCCACCCTGGGGGACCCCCTGCCGCTGCCCCCCCTGTCCGACAAGCGCTATGACCAGATGCTCGGCCCCCCTGTTAACAACCCcatatacacatgtgcatactgCGGGGCGGGCCACCCCGACCTGGAGAGCCTAAAAGTTCACTACCTGACCCATGACCCCCATCCCCCGCCTCATGCGCAGGAGGGCCCCTCGATCCTGAGCACCGACAGCCTGGGCTCCAACTCCCAGCCCTCGGTGTCGTCCCCCGGAGCAGGTGAGTCCcgtgggcagcagcagcaatcgTCCTCGGTGGACGACGGCGACCGTAGGTTTAAGTGCCAGGAGTGTGGCAAGAGCTACCGCCATGCTGGCAGCCTGGTGAACCACAAGCGCTGCCACCAAACGGGGCACTACCAGTGCACCATCTGCTGCAAGCAGTACCCACACCTGGCTGCCCTGCACAGCCACCTGCGCAGCCACAAGTCCCGGCCCACCACGCAGGGCCTCAACAACGAGGGCGACTGGCTGTCACCCGAGCCCCTCACGCTGGACTCTCAGCAGGGCTTTGTGCACTCCCAGGACCACGGCAGCGGTGCCACCACCCCCATCTCCCTGCCGGGCAACCTGGGCGACGCCGCCCACTTTGTGCCCGATGGCGGCCACAGCAGTGGCCTGGACTCACTGGAGTTCCACGACCGCTTTGACGGCTCGCTCTCCCAGGGCAACTCCGGCCACTCGCCACTGCCCCAGAGCCACCGGCAGGCCGACCGGCACATGTGCGCCGACTGCGGCGAAATGTACTCTGACATCTCGGGCATCAAGTCCCACATGTGCCCCCAGCGCCGCCAGCAACAGGGTGGCATGTCCAATGGCTACATGGGCTACCACGGGCAGGGTGGATCCATGCCCAGTGGCAGCATGAAAGACTCTGGCGGCCAGCGCCGCGGCCAAGACCAGATGCAGTACAGCAGCGGTGGCGGAGGGAGTGCCGCTGGGGGAGCCGGTGGCCCCTCCCATGGAAGCGGGCATAGTGCCGGCGGCAGTGGTGGCGGTAAGCGCATGGACAACAAGGGCGGCGAGGATGACGACGACGGCGAGGTGTACCAGTGCTCTGTGTGCGGCAACCACTACGCCAGCCTGCGGGCACTCCGGAGCCACTTGCGCAGCCACGGCACCGTGCAGGGCGGCAACCAGGGCGCCGGGCCGTCCGCCCTCTCCCCTACCAGCGAGCAGGAGTGGCGCAGACGCCAGGAGGGCGGCGAGGGGGGCCTGATGATCTGCAGCACCTGTGGCCAGAGCTTCTCCCGCAAGCAGGACCTGGTCAACCACCAGCAGCTGGTCCATGGCATCACACGGCCAGACGGCGCCAGCATGAGCACTAGTGCCTCCACCAGCAATGGCAAAATGGACGGAAGCCGGAACCACATTTGTGTGGACTGCGGCATGTTCTTTGCCGACCGCCACCACCTGATCACACACTTGTGCCCAGGCAAGGCCAGAGGCGGGGCACTGGGGAAAAGCATGAACGGGGCAAAGGGCATGACAGGGGGCGCTGGCACCAGCAGTGGGCTGCCCGGTGACCACAACCGGTCGATTGGCGACGGCGATCGCCCCCACAGGTGCGACCAGTGCGGCAGGAGCTACCGGCACCCTTGCTCTCTGCTTAACCATAAGAAGTCGCATAAGACTGGTGTCTTCCGATGCCTGGTCTGCCAGAAACGCTACTACAACCTGCTGGCCCTCAAGAACCATCAGAGGACCCACTTTGACCTTAAAAG TAGGCACAAGTGCGAGGAGTGCGGGAAGGCTTTCAAGATCCAGAAGCAGCTGGTCAATCACCTGAGGCTCCACGAGGAACACCGCGCCAAGAACCAAGCCCGCCAAGGCATGAATCCCAACGGGGGCCGCTACGAGGGGGGTCCGTCCCAGATGCAGCCCATGAACCAGGGACGGGTCCAGAACCCTGGGAAGTACCAGCACCATGGCCAGCACGGGCAGCACAGCCAGCACGGCCAACACatgcaccagcagcagcagcacggcCAACACGGGCAGCACCAGGGCTTCAAGAAGCCCTACGAGGCGGCGGGCACCTCTCGCCCACCACAGCCCGACGACCCCGAGGGTCGGCGCCCGTTCGCCTGTGACCAGTGCGGACGCACCTACCGGCACGCCGGCAGCCTGGCCAACCACAAGAACCTGCACAAGACCGGCGAGTACCACTGCAATGTGTGCAACTCCACCTACCCCAACCGGCTGGCCATGAAGAACCACCTGCGCATGCACTTCGCCATGAAGAAGTTCACCTGCCCCGACTGCGGCCGCGGCTTCCGCACCCAGCGCCAGCTGGAGACTCACACCACCAACCAGCTGTGCAAGGACCTGCCAGGCACCAGCGGCCAGGGTCCCGTGGCTGACTACGAGTGTGACAGCTGCGGCGAGGGCTTTGCCACCGCCACTGATCTGGCCTCACATGACTGCGCTGCCTCCGGGATGCCCTCGTCGTCGGCCTCCCTCAACAGCTCCAGCCTGAGCATGGAGACTGGCGAGCTGGGCTCCCCCGAGCGGGACGAGCGCCCTTTCGCCTGCGACCTGTGCGGGTGCGCTTACAAGCATGCCAGCAGCCTGCTCAACCACAAGAACACGCACAAGACGGGCAACTTCAGCTGCTCCTTCTGCGACAAGCCCTACACCAACTACATGGCTCTGCGCAACCACATGCGCATCCACACCCAGAAGAAGCGGCACATCTGCAACACGTGTGGCAAAGCCTTCCGCCTGGCCCGCTTCCTCCGCAACCACCAGAGGGTCCACGAGGAGGGCCACACCCGCTTCGGCTGCCCCAGCTGCGGGAAGAGCTTCCAGGGGAGGTCGGGCCTGGCCAGGCACCGCTGCGGGGACAACCAG ATGTGA
- the si:dkey-89b17.4 gene encoding zinc finger protein 646 isoform X4, which translates to MMGHDHDGQNDKQKSPGSEDAWDRPFKCDQCDRTYRHHGSLVNHKKSHQEGAFKCTICYKQFNNLAALSAHERTHSKFKPPGLSMSGGPLGDNQSDSRGPQSDDMASCFCHLCQVALPNKNDFQEHILLHNAASSSLGLTRGFPGIVPHNLSTVRSPGVHPYTPTLGDPLPLPPLSDKRYDQMLGPPVNNPIYTCAYCGAGHPDLESLKVHYLTHDPHPPPHAQEGPSILSTDSLGSNSQPSVSSPGAGESRGQQQQSSSVDDGDRRFKCQECGKSYRHAGSLVNHKRCHQTGHYQCTICCKQYPHLAALHSHLRSHKSRPTTQGLNNEGDWLSPEPLTLDSQQGFVHSQDHGSGATTPISLPGNLGDAAHFVPDGGHSSGLDSLEFHDRFDGSLSQGNSGHSPLPQSHRQADRHMCADCGEMYSDISGIKSHMCPQRRQQQGGMSNGYMGYHGQGGSMPSGSMKDSGGQRRGQDQMQYSSGGGGSAAGGAGGPSHGSGHSAGGSGGGKRMDNKGGEDDDDGEVYQCSVCGNHYASLRALRSHLRSHGTVQGGNQGAGPSALSPTSEQEWRRRQEGGEGGLMICSTCGQSFSRKQDLVNHQQLVHGITRPDGASMSTSASTSNGKMDGSRNHICVDCGMFFADRHHLITHLCPGKARGGALGKSMNGAKGMTGGAGTSSGLPGDHNRSIGDGDRPHRCDQCGRSYRHPCSLLNHKKSHKTGVFRCLVCQKRYYNLLALKNHQRTHFDLKSRHKCEECGKAFKIQKQLVNHLRLHEEHRAKNQARQGMNPNGGRYEGGPSQMQPMNQGRVQNPGKYQHHGQHGQHSQHGQHMHQQQQHGQHGQHQGFKKPYEAAGTSRPPQPDDPEGRRPFACDQCGRTYRHAGSLANHKNLHKTGEYHCNVCNSTYPNRLAMKNHLRMHFAMKKFTCPDCGRGFRTQRQLETHTTNQLCKDLPGTSGQGPVADYECDSCGEGFATATDLASHDCAASGMPSSSASLNSSSLSMETGELGSPERDERPFACDLCGCAYKHASSLLNHKNTHKTGNFSCSFCDKPYTNYMALRNHMRIHTQKKRHICNTCGKAFRLARFLRNHQRVHEEGHTRFGCPSCGKSFQGRSGLARHRCGDNQVYDLQSGFLGTIRVPEFGFF; encoded by the exons ATGATGGGCCACGACCACGACGGCCAGAACGACAAGCAGAAATCACCCGGATCCGAAGACGCCTGGGACCGCCCGTTCAAGTGTGACCAGTGTGACCGCACCTACAGACACCACGGTAGCTTGGTGAACCACAAGAAATCTCATCAGGAGGGTGCGTTTAAGTGCACCATTTGTTACAAGCAGTTCAATAACTTAGCAGCCCTAAGCGCGCACGAGCGCACCCACTCCAAGTTCAAGCCCCCGGGCCTGTCCATGAGCGGCGGCCCCCTCGGCGACAACCAGAGCGACAGCCGCGGCCCCCAAAGCGACGACATGGCCTCCTGCTTCTGCCACCTCTGCCAGGTAGCCCTGCCCAACAAAAATGACTTCCAAGAGCACATTCTCTTGCATAACGCAGCCTCCTCCTCACTGGGGCTGACCCGGGGGTTCCCGGGCATAGTGCCACATAACCTGAGCACTGTCCGCTCCCCCGGCGTGCACCCATACACCCCCACCCTGGGGGACCCCCTGCCGCTGCCCCCCCTGTCCGACAAGCGCTATGACCAGATGCTCGGCCCCCCTGTTAACAACCCcatatacacatgtgcatactgCGGGGCGGGCCACCCCGACCTGGAGAGCCTAAAAGTTCACTACCTGACCCATGACCCCCATCCCCCGCCTCATGCGCAGGAGGGCCCCTCGATCCTGAGCACCGACAGCCTGGGCTCCAACTCCCAGCCCTCGGTGTCGTCCCCCGGAGCAGGTGAGTCCcgtgggcagcagcagcaatcgTCCTCGGTGGACGACGGCGACCGTAGGTTTAAGTGCCAGGAGTGTGGCAAGAGCTACCGCCATGCTGGCAGCCTGGTGAACCACAAGCGCTGCCACCAAACGGGGCACTACCAGTGCACCATCTGCTGCAAGCAGTACCCACACCTGGCTGCCCTGCACAGCCACCTGCGCAGCCACAAGTCCCGGCCCACCACGCAGGGCCTCAACAACGAGGGCGACTGGCTGTCACCCGAGCCCCTCACGCTGGACTCTCAGCAGGGCTTTGTGCACTCCCAGGACCACGGCAGCGGTGCCACCACCCCCATCTCCCTGCCGGGCAACCTGGGCGACGCCGCCCACTTTGTGCCCGATGGCGGCCACAGCAGTGGCCTGGACTCACTGGAGTTCCACGACCGCTTTGACGGCTCGCTCTCCCAGGGCAACTCCGGCCACTCGCCACTGCCCCAGAGCCACCGGCAGGCCGACCGGCACATGTGCGCCGACTGCGGCGAAATGTACTCTGACATCTCGGGCATCAAGTCCCACATGTGCCCCCAGCGCCGCCAGCAACAGGGTGGCATGTCCAATGGCTACATGGGCTACCACGGGCAGGGTGGATCCATGCCCAGTGGCAGCATGAAAGACTCTGGCGGCCAGCGCCGCGGCCAAGACCAGATGCAGTACAGCAGCGGTGGCGGAGGGAGTGCCGCTGGGGGAGCCGGTGGCCCCTCCCATGGAAGCGGGCATAGTGCCGGCGGCAGTGGTGGCGGTAAGCGCATGGACAACAAGGGCGGCGAGGATGACGACGACGGCGAGGTGTACCAGTGCTCTGTGTGCGGCAACCACTACGCCAGCCTGCGGGCACTCCGGAGCCACTTGCGCAGCCACGGCACCGTGCAGGGCGGCAACCAGGGCGCCGGGCCGTCCGCCCTCTCCCCTACCAGCGAGCAGGAGTGGCGCAGACGCCAGGAGGGCGGCGAGGGGGGCCTGATGATCTGCAGCACCTGTGGCCAGAGCTTCTCCCGCAAGCAGGACCTGGTCAACCACCAGCAGCTGGTCCATGGCATCACACGGCCAGACGGCGCCAGCATGAGCACTAGTGCCTCCACCAGCAATGGCAAAATGGACGGAAGCCGGAACCACATTTGTGTGGACTGCGGCATGTTCTTTGCCGACCGCCACCACCTGATCACACACTTGTGCCCAGGCAAGGCCAGAGGCGGGGCACTGGGGAAAAGCATGAACGGGGCAAAGGGCATGACAGGGGGCGCTGGCACCAGCAGTGGGCTGCCCGGTGACCACAACCGGTCGATTGGCGACGGCGATCGCCCCCACAGGTGCGACCAGTGCGGCAGGAGCTACCGGCACCCTTGCTCTCTGCTTAACCATAAGAAGTCGCATAAGACTGGTGTCTTCCGATGCCTGGTCTGCCAGAAACGCTACTACAACCTGCTGGCCCTCAAGAACCATCAGAGGACCCACTTTGACCTTAAAAG TAGGCACAAGTGCGAGGAGTGCGGGAAGGCTTTCAAGATCCAGAAGCAGCTGGTCAATCACCTGAGGCTCCACGAGGAACACCGCGCCAAGAACCAAGCCCGCCAAGGCATGAATCCCAACGGGGGCCGCTACGAGGGGGGTCCGTCCCAGATGCAGCCCATGAACCAGGGACGGGTCCAGAACCCTGGGAAGTACCAGCACCATGGCCAGCACGGGCAGCACAGCCAGCACGGCCAACACatgcaccagcagcagcagcacggcCAACACGGGCAGCACCAGGGCTTCAAGAAGCCCTACGAGGCGGCGGGCACCTCTCGCCCACCACAGCCCGACGACCCCGAGGGTCGGCGCCCGTTCGCCTGTGACCAGTGCGGACGCACCTACCGGCACGCCGGCAGCCTGGCCAACCACAAGAACCTGCACAAGACCGGCGAGTACCACTGCAATGTGTGCAACTCCACCTACCCCAACCGGCTGGCCATGAAGAACCACCTGCGCATGCACTTCGCCATGAAGAAGTTCACCTGCCCCGACTGCGGCCGCGGCTTCCGCACCCAGCGCCAGCTGGAGACTCACACCACCAACCAGCTGTGCAAGGACCTGCCAGGCACCAGCGGCCAGGGTCCCGTGGCTGACTACGAGTGTGACAGCTGCGGCGAGGGCTTTGCCACCGCCACTGATCTGGCCTCACATGACTGCGCTGCCTCCGGGATGCCCTCGTCGTCGGCCTCCCTCAACAGCTCCAGCCTGAGCATGGAGACTGGCGAGCTGGGCTCCCCCGAGCGGGACGAGCGCCCTTTCGCCTGCGACCTGTGCGGGTGCGCTTACAAGCATGCCAGCAGCCTGCTCAACCACAAGAACACGCACAAGACGGGCAACTTCAGCTGCTCCTTCTGCGACAAGCCCTACACCAACTACATGGCTCTGCGCAACCACATGCGCATCCACACCCAGAAGAAGCGGCACATCTGCAACACGTGTGGCAAAGCCTTCCGCCTGGCCCGCTTCCTCCGCAACCACCAGAGGGTCCACGAGGAGGGCCACACCCGCTTCGGCTGCCCCAGCTGCGGGAAGAGCTTCCAGGGGAGGTCGGGCCTGGCCAGGCACCGCTGCGGGGACAACCAG GTATATGATCTCCAATCCGGCTTCCTCGGGACCATACGTGTGCCGGAATTCGGATTTTTCTGA
- the si:dkey-89b17.4 gene encoding zinc finger protein 646 isoform X1 — protein MMGHDHDGQNDKQKSPGSEDAWDRPFKCDQCDRTYRHHGSLVNHKKSHQEGAFKCTICYKQFNNLAALSAHERTHSKFKPPGLSMSGGPLGDNQSDSRGPQSDDMASCFCHLCQVALPNKNDFQEHILLHNAASSSLGLTRGFPGIVPHNLSTVRSPGVHPYTPTLGDPLPLPPLSDKRYDQMLGPPVNNPIYTCAYCGAGHPDLESLKVHYLTHDPHPPPHAQEGPSILSTDSLGSNSQPSVSSPGAGESRGQQQQSSSVDDGDRRFKCQECGKSYRHAGSLVNHKRCHQTGHYQCTICCKQYPHLAALHSHLRSHKSRPTTQGLNNEGDWLSPEPLTLDSQQGFVHSQDHGSGATTPISLPGNLGDAAHFVPDGGHSSGLDSLEFHDRFDGSLSQGNSGHSPLPQSHRQADRHMCADCGEMYSDISGIKSHMCPQRRQQQGGMSNGYMGYHGQGGSMPSGSMKDSGGQRRGQDQMQYSSGGGGSAAGGAGGPSHGSGHSAGGSGGGKRMDNKGGEDDDDGEVYQCSVCGNHYASLRALRSHLRSHGTVQGGNQGAGPSALSPTSEQEWRRRQEGGEGGLMICSTCGQSFSRKQDLVNHQQLVHGITRPDGASMSTSASTSNGKMDGSRNHICVDCGMFFADRHHLITHLCPGKARGGALGKSMNGAKGMTGGAGTSSGLPGDHNRSIGDGDRPHRCDQCGRSYRHPCSLLNHKKSHKTGVFRCLVCQKRYYNLLALKNHQRTHFDLKSRHKCEECGKAFKIQKQLVNHLRLHEEHRAKNQARQGMNPNGGRYEGGPSQMQPMNQGRVQNPGKYQHHGQHGQHSQHGQHMHQQQQHGQHGQHQGFKKPYEAAGTSRPPQPDDPEGRRPFACDQCGRTYRHAGSLANHKNLHKTGEYHCNVCNSTYPNRLAMKNHLRMHFAMKKFTCPDCGRGFRTQRQLETHTTNQLCKDLPGTSGQGPVADYECDSCGEGFATATDLASHDCAASGMPSSSASLNSSSLSMETGELGSPERDERPFACDLCGCAYKHASSLLNHKNTHKTGNFSCSFCDKPYTNYMALRNHMRIHTQKKRHICNTCGKAFRLARFLRNHQRVHEEGHTRFGCPSCGKSFQGRSGLARHRCGDNQVGKEGRRKAASSAREGEECRFTCEQCGRSYRHASSLLNHKNTHTVGIYHCAVCLKTYSNLLALKNHRRIHSETRRHRCPECGKAFRVSSQLQNHRRVHLKERELACTLCQRSFPSQASFRLHQEMQHGIARKQPQQHQHHHHHHHPPHSSSSGGGGMSHGGGWWWRWRRGPGLGLWA, from the exons ATGATGGGCCACGACCACGACGGCCAGAACGACAAGCAGAAATCACCCGGATCCGAAGACGCCTGGGACCGCCCGTTCAAGTGTGACCAGTGTGACCGCACCTACAGACACCACGGTAGCTTGGTGAACCACAAGAAATCTCATCAGGAGGGTGCGTTTAAGTGCACCATTTGTTACAAGCAGTTCAATAACTTAGCAGCCCTAAGCGCGCACGAGCGCACCCACTCCAAGTTCAAGCCCCCGGGCCTGTCCATGAGCGGCGGCCCCCTCGGCGACAACCAGAGCGACAGCCGCGGCCCCCAAAGCGACGACATGGCCTCCTGCTTCTGCCACCTCTGCCAGGTAGCCCTGCCCAACAAAAATGACTTCCAAGAGCACATTCTCTTGCATAACGCAGCCTCCTCCTCACTGGGGCTGACCCGGGGGTTCCCGGGCATAGTGCCACATAACCTGAGCACTGTCCGCTCCCCCGGCGTGCACCCATACACCCCCACCCTGGGGGACCCCCTGCCGCTGCCCCCCCTGTCCGACAAGCGCTATGACCAGATGCTCGGCCCCCCTGTTAACAACCCcatatacacatgtgcatactgCGGGGCGGGCCACCCCGACCTGGAGAGCCTAAAAGTTCACTACCTGACCCATGACCCCCATCCCCCGCCTCATGCGCAGGAGGGCCCCTCGATCCTGAGCACCGACAGCCTGGGCTCCAACTCCCAGCCCTCGGTGTCGTCCCCCGGAGCAGGTGAGTCCcgtgggcagcagcagcaatcgTCCTCGGTGGACGACGGCGACCGTAGGTTTAAGTGCCAGGAGTGTGGCAAGAGCTACCGCCATGCTGGCAGCCTGGTGAACCACAAGCGCTGCCACCAAACGGGGCACTACCAGTGCACCATCTGCTGCAAGCAGTACCCACACCTGGCTGCCCTGCACAGCCACCTGCGCAGCCACAAGTCCCGGCCCACCACGCAGGGCCTCAACAACGAGGGCGACTGGCTGTCACCCGAGCCCCTCACGCTGGACTCTCAGCAGGGCTTTGTGCACTCCCAGGACCACGGCAGCGGTGCCACCACCCCCATCTCCCTGCCGGGCAACCTGGGCGACGCCGCCCACTTTGTGCCCGATGGCGGCCACAGCAGTGGCCTGGACTCACTGGAGTTCCACGACCGCTTTGACGGCTCGCTCTCCCAGGGCAACTCCGGCCACTCGCCACTGCCCCAGAGCCACCGGCAGGCCGACCGGCACATGTGCGCCGACTGCGGCGAAATGTACTCTGACATCTCGGGCATCAAGTCCCACATGTGCCCCCAGCGCCGCCAGCAACAGGGTGGCATGTCCAATGGCTACATGGGCTACCACGGGCAGGGTGGATCCATGCCCAGTGGCAGCATGAAAGACTCTGGCGGCCAGCGCCGCGGCCAAGACCAGATGCAGTACAGCAGCGGTGGCGGAGGGAGTGCCGCTGGGGGAGCCGGTGGCCCCTCCCATGGAAGCGGGCATAGTGCCGGCGGCAGTGGTGGCGGTAAGCGCATGGACAACAAGGGCGGCGAGGATGACGACGACGGCGAGGTGTACCAGTGCTCTGTGTGCGGCAACCACTACGCCAGCCTGCGGGCACTCCGGAGCCACTTGCGCAGCCACGGCACCGTGCAGGGCGGCAACCAGGGCGCCGGGCCGTCCGCCCTCTCCCCTACCAGCGAGCAGGAGTGGCGCAGACGCCAGGAGGGCGGCGAGGGGGGCCTGATGATCTGCAGCACCTGTGGCCAGAGCTTCTCCCGCAAGCAGGACCTGGTCAACCACCAGCAGCTGGTCCATGGCATCACACGGCCAGACGGCGCCAGCATGAGCACTAGTGCCTCCACCAGCAATGGCAAAATGGACGGAAGCCGGAACCACATTTGTGTGGACTGCGGCATGTTCTTTGCCGACCGCCACCACCTGATCACACACTTGTGCCCAGGCAAGGCCAGAGGCGGGGCACTGGGGAAAAGCATGAACGGGGCAAAGGGCATGACAGGGGGCGCTGGCACCAGCAGTGGGCTGCCCGGTGACCACAACCGGTCGATTGGCGACGGCGATCGCCCCCACAGGTGCGACCAGTGCGGCAGGAGCTACCGGCACCCTTGCTCTCTGCTTAACCATAAGAAGTCGCATAAGACTGGTGTCTTCCGATGCCTGGTCTGCCAGAAACGCTACTACAACCTGCTGGCCCTCAAGAACCATCAGAGGACCCACTTTGACCTTAAAAG TAGGCACAAGTGCGAGGAGTGCGGGAAGGCTTTCAAGATCCAGAAGCAGCTGGTCAATCACCTGAGGCTCCACGAGGAACACCGCGCCAAGAACCAAGCCCGCCAAGGCATGAATCCCAACGGGGGCCGCTACGAGGGGGGTCCGTCCCAGATGCAGCCCATGAACCAGGGACGGGTCCAGAACCCTGGGAAGTACCAGCACCATGGCCAGCACGGGCAGCACAGCCAGCACGGCCAACACatgcaccagcagcagcagcacggcCAACACGGGCAGCACCAGGGCTTCAAGAAGCCCTACGAGGCGGCGGGCACCTCTCGCCCACCACAGCCCGACGACCCCGAGGGTCGGCGCCCGTTCGCCTGTGACCAGTGCGGACGCACCTACCGGCACGCCGGCAGCCTGGCCAACCACAAGAACCTGCACAAGACCGGCGAGTACCACTGCAATGTGTGCAACTCCACCTACCCCAACCGGCTGGCCATGAAGAACCACCTGCGCATGCACTTCGCCATGAAGAAGTTCACCTGCCCCGACTGCGGCCGCGGCTTCCGCACCCAGCGCCAGCTGGAGACTCACACCACCAACCAGCTGTGCAAGGACCTGCCAGGCACCAGCGGCCAGGGTCCCGTGGCTGACTACGAGTGTGACAGCTGCGGCGAGGGCTTTGCCACCGCCACTGATCTGGCCTCACATGACTGCGCTGCCTCCGGGATGCCCTCGTCGTCGGCCTCCCTCAACAGCTCCAGCCTGAGCATGGAGACTGGCGAGCTGGGCTCCCCCGAGCGGGACGAGCGCCCTTTCGCCTGCGACCTGTGCGGGTGCGCTTACAAGCATGCCAGCAGCCTGCTCAACCACAAGAACACGCACAAGACGGGCAACTTCAGCTGCTCCTTCTGCGACAAGCCCTACACCAACTACATGGCTCTGCGCAACCACATGCGCATCCACACCCAGAAGAAGCGGCACATCTGCAACACGTGTGGCAAAGCCTTCCGCCTGGCCCGCTTCCTCCGCAACCACCAGAGGGTCCACGAGGAGGGCCACACCCGCTTCGGCTGCCCCAGCTGCGGGAAGAGCTTCCAGGGGAGGTCGGGCCTGGCCAGGCACCGCTGCGGGGACAACCAGGTAGGCAAGGAGGGCAGGAGGAAGGCCGCATCAAGCGcgcgagagggagaagagtgccGGTTCAC ATGTGAACAGTGCGGCCGCTCCTACCGTCATGCCAGCTCCCTCCTCAACCACAAGAACACCCACACCGTCGGCATCTACCACTGCGCCGTCTGCCTCAAGACCTACTCCAACCTGCTGGCGCTCAAAAACCACCGCCGCATCCACTCGGAGACGCGCCGCCACCGCTGCCCCGAGTGCGGCAAGGCCTTCCGCGTCTCCTCCCAGCTGCAGAACCACCGGCGCGTGCACCTCAAGGAGCGCGAGCTGGCCTGCACCCTCTGCCAGCGTAGCTTCCCCAGCCAGGCCAGCTTCCGCCTCCACCAGGAGATGCAGCACGGCATCGCCCGCAAGCAGCcccagcagcatcagcaccaccaccaccaccaccaccccccacactcctcctcctcgggcGGCGGGGGGATGTCTCACggaggtgggtggtggtggcggtggcggaggGGACCTGGGCTGGGGCTCTGGGCTTGA